The Oleispira antarctica RB-8 genome contains the following window.
AATGAAGATGCGCGTTCGGTACGCTTTAAAATTAAAGCCTCCGCTGAGCTTTCTAAATACATTGCCGCTAAAGGTTCGATCACTGTCGATGGCGTTAGCCTAACGGTAAATGACATTGAAGATGCGACGACGGGTGCCACAATTTTTGATTTAAATATTGTGCCCCATACCGTGCAAGAAACGATTATTAAAGATTACCAAGTAGGACACAGTGTTCACTTAGAAGTGGATGTTATTGCACGCTATTTAGAGCGTATGATGCAACAGAATAACGATCAGCCAACACCGGGTATCAGCCAAGCGTTTCTGGCACAGAATGGGTTTTGGAAATAAAACAAACTGCCTGAATAGCGTAGGCAATTTTGATGAAAGATTAGGAAGAGTTTAAATGGCTTTAAATAAGATTGAAGAAATTATTGATGATATGCGTCGCGGTAAAATGGTTATCCTTATGGATGATGAAGACCGTGAAAACGAAGGCGATATTATTGTTGCTGCCGAAAAAATAACGCCAGAAATCATTAACTTTATGGCAACCGAAGCCCGAGGCTTAATTTGCTTAACGCTAACCGGTAGTCGTTGTGACTTTTTAGGTTTGCCAGCAATGGTTGCAGGTAACGGCGCTAAGTTTGCCACGCCTTTTACAGTTTCAATCGAAGCCGCTGAAGGAGTAACGACGGGTATTTCTGCTGCTGACCGTGCGAAAACAATTCGCGTGGCTGTTGATGCAAACTCTAAAGCTGAAGACATTGTTCAGCCAGGTCACATTTTTCCATTACGTGCTCGCCCTGGCGGTGTATTAAGTCGTGCAGGTCATACCGAAGCGGGTTGTGACTTGGCGCGTCTTGCAGGTTTAACACCGTCTTCTGCGATTGTTGAAATCATGAATGCCGATGGCACGATGGCACGTCGCCCTGATTTAGAAATTTTTGCTGAAAAGCATGACATCAAAATTGGCACCATCGCGGATTTGATTCACTACCGCATGGCCAATGAGAAGACCGTTGATGCAGTCGCTGGCGAAACCATCAATACTGAATTTGGTGAATTCCAGCTGCACAAATTTGTCGATACGATTCAAGGCGAAACTCATATTGCTTTAACCAAAGGCACGATCAAAGGTGATGTTCCCTGTCTCGTTCGTGTTCAAACCGGTGATTTTTTACGTGATATTTTGGGCGCGGTTAAACCCGATGCTCAATCTTGGTCTAGCCAAGCAGCACTAAAGAAGATTGCTGAAGAAGGTACTGGCGCATTGGTTATATTGTCTGCAGGCCAGCCTGAAGATGTTGCCTCTAGCTTAGATCTTTATTTTGGTAACTCAAAACCGGTTAAAAACCCGAACGTTGATAGTTCAGGTACTTTCTTAACGATTGGTACTGGCTCTCAAATTTTGCGTGAAATCGGCGTTAAAAAAATGCGTTTATTAAGCTCACCTGTTAAGTATGCGGGTATTTCAGGATTTGACTTAGAAGTCGTGGAATATATTCCTTACGCTGAATAATTAAAACGAAATTATTCTCAGCGCTACAACGCTGAGAACGCTCAATAGAAATTAGATTAAATAGAAGAGAAAAGAAGATGACTGTAGAAATTATTGAAGGCGACTTAACCCCTAACGATGGTAAGTACGCCATTGTTGTTGGCCGTTGGAATGCGTTTGTTGTTGAAAGCCTATTAGAAGGCGCAGTTGACTCGTTGACTCGTCATGGCGTTGAACCAGAAAACATTACGGTTGTTCGCTGCCCTGGCGCGATGGAAATTCCATTGGTTGCACAGAAAGTTGCTCAAAGCGGTAAGTACGACGCGATCATCACTTTAGGTGCTGTGATCCGCGGTGGTACACCACACTTTGAATACGTTTCTAGCGAATGCACTAAAGGCCTTGGCCAAGTTGCTATGCAGTTCGGTATTCCAGTTTCTTTCGGTGTTTTAACCGTAGATTCAATCGAGCAAGCGATCGAACGTTCTGGCACTAAAGCTGGGAACAAAGGTGAAGAAGCGGCTATGTCTGCTTTCGAAATGGTTAACCTTCTTAACGCATTAGAGGCATAAGTTATGTCTCGTCCTACAGGCACTCAAAAAGCCAGCCCAGCGGCTCGTCGCAAAGCACGTAGCTTTGCCCTGCAAGCCATTTACCAATGGCACATGGCGGGCGCAGATTTAGCAAAAATTGAAGCTGAATTTCGCGCAGATAACGACATGAGCAAAGTGGATCTAGAATACTTCCACGAAATACTGCATGGAGTGCCACGTGAATTATCAGCGCTGGATAACATTATTTCACCGCTGCTAGATCGCAATACCGAAGAACTTACACCTGTAGAGCTTTCTATTCTTCGATTAGCAACCTATGAAATGTTGCATCGCATTGATGTACCATACAAGGTTGTTATCAACGAAGCCGTAGAACTTGCTAAATCATTTGGTGCAACAGACGGACACAAATACGTTAACGGCGTTGTGGATAAAGTAGCGCAGCAAGTTCGTACGGTTGAAGTAAAGCAACCTAATGCGAATAGTAAGCCTAAACATGCAACTCAAAAAACGACTAAGCCTGTATTCAAAGTACCTTCAGCACGAATCAGAGCAAAAGGCGGTAAGACTAGCGAAAGTAAAAATACACTTTCGATTAAAAAGTCTTAATTATTTTTACAGTTAACTTTAGGTAACGATTGTGCTGACAGAGTTTGAATTAATTAAACACTGTTTTAACTGGCCGCAAAATAATGAAACCATTATTTGTGCGGTCGGTGACGATGCTTCAATCGTTGAAGTGCCTCGCGGTTATCAATTAGTACAGAGTATCGATACGCAAGTTGCCGATATTCACTTCCCCGCGACAGCACCTGCCCAACTGATTGCACAGCGCGCCTTGCGTTGTGCCATTAGTGACTTAGCGGCAATGGGGGCAAAACCCCAAGCGTTTCATCTTGCATTAAGCTTACCCAAAAACACGTCTCAAGCTTGGCTAGAATCTTTTAGCTTAGGTTTGCGTGCGTGCGCCGAAGAATTCAATATCAGCCTCATTGGCGGCGATACAACCTCTAGCCCAGCCCTTGTTGTCACATTGCAAGTACAGGGCTTAGTCTCTGCCGGTAAAGCACTCACACGTGACAAAGCTCAAGTAGGCGATGATATTTGGCTAAGTGGAGAAATTGGTCGCTCTGCTGCCGCTCTTGAAGGCGTATTAGCGAGCCCTGAAACGTTCGTCGAAAAAGATTCAGGGTTGGCCTCAGACTATTTTTATCCGCAAGCTCAAATTAATTTAGGTCAAAAACTTGTCGGCCTAGCGCATAGCGCTCTGGATATTTCCGACGGTTTATTACAAGACGCAAGTCACATCGCCAAAGCCTCAAACGTTTGCTTAAACTTTAGCGCTGCTCACATCCCAACCAGCGAACTTGCAGTCGCCTTGTGCGGACAGGCTGAAGCCTTACAATTAGCTCTAACAGGGGGCGATGATTATCAACTGTTATTTACTGCACCCCAGCAGGCGCACAATGAGTTGAAAGATCTAAACTGCTATCACGTCGGACAAGTTGAAGAAAGAAAGGCTCATTCAGAGTGGGTTTTATTAGATGGTCAAACCGTTAGCCACAAAAGCATGGGCTACCAACACTTTTAACGTAATTTTTTACAATACTTCTCTCTGTAACTTTTATTAAATTTCCAACTCACTTTTTACCAAACTCTTTGCTACA
Protein-coding sequences here:
- the ribE gene encoding Riboflavin synthase alpha chain; the protein is MFTGIIEAVGKVVASQSKQGDIRLRINTGKLDLSDVKLGDSIATNGVCLTVVELPGDGFWADVSKESITHTNIMDWKNGKSVNLEQALTLATRLGGHMVTGHVDGVGTIMSRNEDARSVRFKIKASAELSKYIAAKGSITVDGVSLTVNDIEDATTGATIFDLNIVPHTVQETIIKDYQVGHSVHLEVDVIARYLERMMQQNNDQPTPGISQAFLAQNGFWK
- the ribB gene encoding probable 3,4-dihydroxy-2-butanone 4-phosphate synthase — its product is MALNKIEEIIDDMRRGKMVILMDDEDRENEGDIIVAAEKITPEIINFMATEARGLICLTLTGSRCDFLGLPAMVAGNGAKFATPFTVSIEAAEGVTTGISAADRAKTIRVAVDANSKAEDIVQPGHIFPLRARPGGVLSRAGHTEAGCDLARLAGLTPSSAIVEIMNADGTMARRPDLEIFAEKHDIKIGTIADLIHYRMANEKTVDAVAGETINTEFGEFQLHKFVDTIQGETHIALTKGTIKGDVPCLVRVQTGDFLRDILGAVKPDAQSWSSQAALKKIAEEGTGALVILSAGQPEDVASSLDLYFGNSKPVKNPNVDSSGTFLTIGTGSQILREIGVKKMRLLSSPVKYAGISGFDLEVVEYIPYAE
- the ribH gene encoding 6,7-dimethyl-8-ribityllumazine synthase; protein product: MTVEIIEGDLTPNDGKYAIVVGRWNAFVVESLLEGAVDSLTRHGVEPENITVVRCPGAMEIPLVAQKVAQSGKYDAIITLGAVIRGGTPHFEYVSSECTKGLGQVAMQFGIPVSFGVLTVDSIEQAIERSGTKAGNKGEEAAMSAFEMVNLLNALEA
- the nusB gene encoding N utilization substance protein B homolog; amino-acid sequence: MSRPTGTQKASPAARRKARSFALQAIYQWHMAGADLAKIEAEFRADNDMSKVDLEYFHEILHGVPRELSALDNIISPLLDRNTEELTPVELSILRLATYEMLHRIDVPYKVVINEAVELAKSFGATDGHKYVNGVVDKVAQQVRTVEVKQPNANSKPKHATQKTTKPVFKVPSARIRAKGGKTSESKNTLSIKKS
- the thiL gene encoding Thiamine monophosphate kinase translates to MLTEFELIKHCFNWPQNNETIICAVGDDASIVEVPRGYQLVQSIDTQVADIHFPATAPAQLIAQRALRCAISDLAAMGAKPQAFHLALSLPKNTSQAWLESFSLGLRACAEEFNISLIGGDTTSSPALVVTLQVQGLVSAGKALTRDKAQVGDDIWLSGEIGRSAAALEGVLASPETFVEKDSGLASDYFYPQAQINLGQKLVGLAHSALDISDGLLQDASHIAKASNVCLNFSAAHIPTSELAVALCGQAEALQLALTGGDDYQLLFTAPQQAHNELKDLNCYHVGQVEERKAHSEWVLLDGQTVSHKSMGYQHF